A single region of the Gossypium arboreum isolate Shixiya-1 chromosome 12, ASM2569848v2, whole genome shotgun sequence genome encodes:
- the LOC108478116 gene encoding homeobox protein knotted-1-like 6 — protein sequence MEEHYGYHSSVVYPMETTQPENVLSYLPVVNYSTQPPAFEEHVFGLSGSSPGISDADSVIAEIPRAGFEDDRLSSTAIRAKIASHPLYPKLLQAHIDCHKVGTPPAIATILDEMGGADERGLDLVPCSVDADPQLDHFMETYCEMLVKFKSDLSKPFDEATTFLNSIQMQLSHLCSGSSEEDLSGGEMVPHDYHKNGDPQLKDKLLEKYSGYISTLKHEFSKHKKKGKLPRDARQILLHWWDLHYKWPYPTEADKVGLAEATGLDQKQINNWFINQRKRHWKPSGNMQIAIMDNLYGPFSMNV from the exons ATGGAAGAACACTACGGTTATCATTCATCGGTTGTTTACCCCATGGAGACAACCCAACCGGAGAACGTACTCAGTTATCTTCCTGTTGTAAACTACTCGACTCAGCCACCTGCCTTTGAGGAGCACGTGTTTGGGTTATCTGGGTCGTCACCTGGGATATCCGATGCTGATTCAGTGATTGCTGAGATTCCAAGAGCTGGTTTTGAAGATGACCGGCTTTCAAGTACTGCTATTAGGGCTAAAATTGCCTCTCACCCTCTTTACCCTAAACTACTTCAAGCCCATATAGATTGCCACAAG GTGGGAACACCGCCGGCGATAGCGACAATTTTAGATGAAATGGGCGGAGCCGATGAAAGAGGCTTAGACTTAGTTCCGTGCAGCGTGGATGCGGATCCCCAGCTTGATCACTTCATG GAAACTTACTGCGAAATGTTGGTGAAGTTCAAATCAGATCTGTCAAAGCCATTTGATGAAGCCACCACGTTTCTTAACAGTATTCAAATGCAGCTTTCTCATCTCTGCAGTG GGTCATCGGAAGAAGACTTAAGTGGAGGTGAGATGGTACCCCATGATTATCACAAAAATGGAGACCCTCAACTCAAAGACAAACTCTTGGAGAAATATAGTGGTTATATTAGTACACTTAAGCATGAATTTtcaaaacacaaaaagaaaggCAAACTACCTAGAGATGCAAGGCAAATATTGCTTCACTGGTGGGATCTTCACTATAAATGGCCATATCCAACG GAAGCAGACAAGGTTGGTCTAGCTGAAGCAACAGGACTGGACCAGAAACAGATAAACAACTGGTTTATAAATCAAAGGAAACGACATTGGAAACCTTCGGGGAACATGCAAATCGCAATTATGGACAATTTATATGGACCGTTTTCCATGAATGTATAA